The following are encoded in a window of Amycolatopsis lexingtonensis genomic DNA:
- a CDS encoding acyl-CoA dehydrogenase family protein has protein sequence MTDPMATEEARALRDAVRALLTRRSGPEAVRAAMDSPLGHDDKLWSTLCEQIGVAALAIPEHYGGAGAGLAEACVVLEELGRTLTPAPMLGSALLCGEALLRAGNDEACERLLPGIAAGTTLAALAWADEDWAPGLTASDAGLDGRAHYVLDGDLADVLLAVARTADGTGLFEVPLDGVRRERVTTLDPTRRLAVVDFASTPARRLDTGGFARQLRQVLDVAVTGVAAEQVGAAARALELTVDYTKQRRQFGRPIGSFQALKHRMADVHVHVEAARSALYAAIVDGDEEAVAGAKLVCGEAFSHAAAEMIQLHGGIAITWEHDAHLYFKRAHGTALLFGDPARALRS, from the coding sequence ATGACCGACCCGATGGCGACCGAGGAAGCCCGCGCCCTGCGGGACGCCGTGCGAGCGCTGCTGACCCGGCGGTCGGGACCCGAGGCGGTGCGGGCCGCGATGGACTCGCCGCTGGGCCACGACGACAAGTTGTGGTCGACGCTGTGCGAGCAGATCGGCGTCGCCGCCCTCGCCATCCCGGAGCACTACGGCGGCGCGGGCGCGGGACTCGCCGAAGCGTGCGTGGTCCTGGAGGAACTCGGCCGGACGCTGACGCCCGCGCCGATGCTGGGCTCGGCGCTGCTCTGCGGCGAAGCCCTGCTCCGCGCCGGCAACGACGAAGCCTGCGAACGGCTGCTGCCAGGCATCGCCGCGGGCACCACCCTCGCGGCGCTCGCCTGGGCCGACGAGGACTGGGCACCGGGACTGACCGCGTCGGACGCCGGGCTCGACGGCCGCGCCCACTACGTCCTGGACGGCGACCTCGCCGACGTCCTCCTCGCCGTGGCCCGCACCGCGGACGGCACCGGCCTGTTCGAAGTCCCGCTCGACGGTGTCCGCCGCGAGCGCGTCACGACGCTCGACCCGACCCGCCGGCTGGCCGTGGTCGACTTCGCGTCGACCCCGGCCCGGCGCCTCGACACCGGCGGCTTCGCGCGGCAGCTGCGGCAGGTGCTCGACGTCGCGGTGACCGGCGTGGCCGCGGAACAGGTCGGCGCGGCGGCCCGGGCGCTGGAACTGACGGTGGACTACACGAAGCAACGCCGTCAGTTCGGCCGGCCGATCGGGTCGTTCCAGGCGCTGAAGCACCGGATGGCCGACGTCCACGTCCACGTCGAAGCGGCGCGGTCGGCGCTGTACGCGGCCATTGTGGACGGTGACGAAGAAGCCGTCGCGGGCGCGAAACTCGTGTGCGGCGAAGCCTTTTCGCACGCCGCCGCCGAGATGATCCAGCTCCACGGCGGCATCGCGATCACCTGGGAGCACGACGCCCACCTGTACTTCAAGCGCGCGCACGGGACCGCCCTGCTGTTCGGCGATCCCGCGCGCGCACTGCGCTCCTAG
- a CDS encoding GAF domain-containing protein, with protein MDEGVCAVRPGIDVAGHARLLAGIHDAVLAGKPPKTPPRLLVERSWRRVAAQGVDPDRPPAPDPVGAAEVERRRTGCRLNEVLPELRGSLTSVAEDAHHLMVVTDADGVVLWREGARRVRHRADSLGFTEGATWSEPAIGSNAIGTALAEAAPVQMFAAEHFVRSHHTWACTAYPVHDPRSGELLGIVDVSGPAEAVHPMTVALVGTSVRLVEALLWQRHETRLQGLRQLSGHVLRGGPGLVVDDHGWVAAQSGVSGIDRVAAPSPGVPVAVRGIGACEPEPVPGGWLLRPSRREPLRLTLELGAPRAIVEGSTRWTHPLGRRQAELLRLIVAAGPAGVSAAQLSETVYGDRTHLVTVRAELSRLRKLVGGLLLARPYRIAPGVEAAVQP; from the coding sequence GTGGACGAAGGCGTCTGCGCGGTCCGGCCCGGCATCGACGTGGCCGGGCACGCCCGGCTGCTCGCGGGCATCCACGACGCCGTCCTGGCCGGGAAGCCACCCAAAACCCCTCCGCGGCTGCTCGTCGAACGCTCGTGGCGGCGCGTCGCCGCGCAAGGGGTCGATCCCGATCGGCCGCCCGCGCCCGATCCCGTCGGGGCCGCCGAAGTCGAACGGCGGCGGACCGGCTGCCGGCTGAACGAAGTGCTGCCCGAGCTGCGGGGCTCGCTGACGTCGGTCGCCGAAGACGCGCACCACCTCATGGTCGTCACCGACGCCGACGGGGTCGTCCTCTGGCGCGAAGGCGCGCGAAGGGTGCGGCACCGCGCCGACTCGCTCGGCTTCACCGAAGGGGCCACCTGGTCGGAGCCCGCCATCGGCAGCAACGCGATCGGGACCGCGCTGGCCGAGGCCGCGCCCGTGCAGATGTTCGCCGCCGAGCACTTCGTGCGGTCGCACCACACCTGGGCGTGCACCGCCTACCCCGTGCACGACCCGCGCAGTGGCGAGCTGCTCGGCATCGTCGACGTCAGCGGGCCGGCCGAGGCCGTGCACCCGATGACCGTCGCGCTGGTCGGGACGTCCGTGCGGCTCGTCGAAGCCCTGCTGTGGCAGCGGCACGAGACCCGGCTGCAAGGGCTCCGGCAGCTGTCCGGGCACGTGCTCCGCGGCGGGCCCGGGCTGGTCGTCGACGACCACGGCTGGGTCGCCGCGCAGAGCGGGGTCTCGGGGATCGACCGGGTCGCCGCGCCCAGTCCCGGCGTTCCGGTGGCCGTGCGCGGGATCGGGGCGTGCGAACCCGAGCCGGTGCCCGGGGGCTGGCTGCTGCGGCCGAGCCGGCGGGAACCGTTGCGGCTCACCCTCGAACTCGGGGCGCCGCGCGCGATCGTCGAAGGCTCGACGCGGTGGACGCACCCGCTCGGCCGGCGCCAGGCCGAGCTGCTGCGGCTGATCGTGGCCGCGGGGCCCGCCGGGGTGTCGGCCGCGCAGCTGTCGGAAACCGTCTACGGCGACCGGACGCACCTGGTGACCGTGCGCGCCGAGCTGTCCCGGCTGCGCAAGCTCGTCGGCGGCCTGCTGCTCGCCCGGCCGTACCGGATCGCGCCCGGCGTCGAAGCCGCCGTGCAACCTTAG
- a CDS encoding flavin-containing monooxygenase codes for MTQTLEPAAALDARQRVDGWLADFEAALAARDADRAAALFATTSFWRDLVAFTWNLKTVENRDGVKDLLLATMDTTDASGFHATEEPTESDGVVEAWIGFETAAGRGRGHLRLTDEGAFTLLTTLHELKGHEEPLGTARPKGAEHGINPDRVTWSEARQAEAAELGTTRQPYVVVIGGGQGGIALGARLRQLGVPHVVVDRYARPGDQWRGRYKSLCLHDPVWYDHLPYLDFPRNWPVFAPKDKIADWLEMYTKVMEVNYWSSTTCKRASYDEEAKEWTVVLDRDGEEVVLKPKQLVLATGMSGKPNIPVLPGQDRFRGEQHHSSRHPGPDAYRGKKAVVIGSNNSAFDICGALWEAGADVTMVQRSSTHIVKSDSLMDLALGDLYSERALAAGMTTQKADLTFASLPYRIMHTFQQPVYAAIKERDQEFYDRLEAAGFRHDWGDDDSGLFMKYLRRGSGYYIDVGAADLVANGDVKLAHGQVTELTENSVRLDDGTELEADLVVYATGYGSMNGWAADLISQEVADKVGKVWGLGSDTTKDPGPWEGEQRNMWKPTQQEGLWFHGGNLHQSRHYSLYLALQLKARAEGLPTPVYGLQEVHHLS; via the coding sequence ATGACCCAGACCCTCGAACCGGCCGCGGCCCTCGATGCCCGGCAGCGCGTCGACGGCTGGCTCGCCGACTTCGAGGCCGCGCTCGCGGCCAGGGACGCCGACCGCGCCGCCGCCCTCTTCGCCACGACGTCGTTCTGGCGCGACCTGGTCGCCTTCACCTGGAACCTCAAGACCGTCGAAAACCGCGACGGTGTCAAGGACCTCCTGCTCGCCACGATGGACACCACGGACGCGAGCGGCTTCCACGCCACCGAGGAGCCGACCGAAAGCGACGGCGTCGTCGAGGCGTGGATCGGTTTCGAAACCGCGGCCGGGCGCGGACGCGGCCACCTGCGGCTCACCGACGAAGGCGCCTTCACGCTGCTCACCACCCTGCACGAGCTGAAGGGGCACGAGGAGCCGCTCGGCACCGCCCGGCCGAAGGGCGCCGAGCACGGCATCAACCCCGACCGCGTCACCTGGTCCGAAGCGCGGCAGGCGGAAGCGGCGGAGCTGGGCACCACGCGGCAGCCGTACGTCGTCGTCATCGGCGGCGGGCAGGGCGGGATCGCGCTGGGCGCCCGGTTGCGCCAGCTCGGCGTGCCGCACGTCGTCGTCGACCGGTACGCCCGGCCCGGCGACCAGTGGCGCGGCCGCTACAAGTCGCTCTGCCTGCACGACCCGGTCTGGTACGACCACCTGCCCTACCTCGACTTCCCGCGCAACTGGCCGGTCTTCGCGCCCAAGGACAAGATCGCCGACTGGCTCGAGATGTACACGAAGGTCATGGAGGTCAACTACTGGTCGTCGACGACCTGCAAGCGCGCCTCCTACGACGAAGAAGCCAAGGAGTGGACGGTCGTCCTCGACCGCGACGGCGAAGAAGTCGTCCTCAAGCCGAAGCAGCTGGTGCTCGCGACCGGCATGTCGGGCAAGCCGAACATCCCCGTGCTGCCCGGCCAGGACCGCTTCCGGGGCGAGCAGCACCACAGCTCCCGACACCCCGGGCCGGACGCCTACCGCGGCAAGAAGGCCGTCGTCATCGGGTCCAACAACTCGGCGTTCGACATCTGCGGCGCGCTGTGGGAAGCCGGCGCCGACGTCACCATGGTCCAGCGCAGCTCCACGCACATCGTGAAGTCGGACTCCCTGATGGACCTCGCCCTCGGCGACCTCTACTCGGAGCGCGCGCTGGCCGCCGGGATGACGACGCAGAAGGCGGACCTGACGTTCGCCTCGCTCCCCTACCGGATCATGCACACCTTCCAGCAGCCGGTGTACGCCGCGATCAAGGAACGCGACCAGGAGTTCTACGACCGCCTCGAGGCCGCGGGCTTCCGCCACGACTGGGGTGACGACGACTCCGGGCTGTTCATGAAGTACCTGCGCCGCGGCTCGGGCTACTACATCGACGTGGGCGCCGCGGACCTGGTGGCGAACGGGGACGTCAAGCTGGCACACGGGCAGGTCACCGAGCTGACGGAGAACTCCGTGCGGCTCGACGACGGCACCGAGCTCGAAGCGGACCTCGTCGTCTACGCCACCGGGTACGGCTCGATGAACGGCTGGGCGGCGGACCTGATCAGCCAGGAGGTCGCCGACAAGGTCGGCAAGGTGTGGGGTCTGGGTTCGGACACCACCAAGGACCCAGGGCCGTGGGAAGGCGAGCAGCGGAACATGTGGAAGCCCACGCAGCAGGAGGGGCTGTGGTTCCACGGCGGGAACCTGCACCAGTCCCGCCACTACTCGCTCTACCTCGCCCTGCAGCTCAAGGCCCGCGCCGAAGGCCTGCCGACGCCGGTGTACGGGCTGCAGGAAGTGCACCACCTCAGCTAG